From a region of the Actinomycetota bacterium genome:
- a CDS encoding DNA-3-methyladenine glycosylase, with amino-acid sequence MLGRSAYAGPVLEVARSLLGRIVVHDTPAGVVAVRLTEVEAYAGTGQDPGSHAHRGPTARNAAMFGPPGHAYVYFSYGMHWCLNLVTGPAGSASAVLLRAGEVVAGSSLARRRRPAARQDRDLARGPARLATALGVTGALDGADLCGGGPLAVRRGHPVADGDVGWSPRTGVAGAGAAVPWRCFVLGDPTVSPYRPAVGRTRPAGQDVPS; translated from the coding sequence GTGCTCGGGCGGTCGGCGTACGCCGGGCCGGTGCTCGAGGTCGCCCGGTCGCTGCTGGGCCGGATCGTCGTCCACGACACCCCCGCCGGCGTGGTCGCGGTGCGGCTGACCGAGGTCGAGGCGTACGCCGGTACCGGCCAGGACCCCGGTTCACACGCGCACCGCGGACCCACTGCCCGCAACGCCGCCATGTTCGGTCCGCCGGGTCACGCCTACGTCTACTTCAGCTACGGCATGCACTGGTGCCTGAACCTGGTCACCGGGCCGGCCGGCTCGGCCTCGGCGGTGCTGCTGCGGGCCGGCGAGGTGGTGGCCGGGTCGAGCCTCGCGCGCCGCCGGCGACCGGCCGCCCGGCAGGACCGTGACCTGGCGCGCGGGCCGGCGCGGCTCGCGACCGCGCTGGGGGTTACCGGCGCCCTGGACGGCGCGGACCTGTGCGGCGGGGGACCGCTCGCCGTACGCCGTGGACACCCGGTCGCCGACGGCGACGTCGGCTGGAGCCCGCGGACCGGGGTCGCCGGGGCCGGGGCGGCCGTACCGTGGCGCTGCTTCGTGCTCGGCGACCCGACGGTCAGTCCGTACCGTCCCGCCGTCGGGCGTACCAGGCCCGCAGGCCAGGATGTCCCCTCGTGA
- a CDS encoding arginine repressor → MTAPKTRTARRQRIVDLLGSRPVVSQAQLGQLLAAEGFAVTQATVSRDLDDLGAIKVDGPDGVAVYAVPADGGDPPAGDLDAAGRGRLARVAAQLLVSADHSANIVVLRTPPGAAQYLASALDHAVLPTVIGTVAGDDTVLLVTRDPQGGQQVASAILDLVRPSSATRSARRTTGEAS, encoded by the coding sequence GTGACCGCCCCGAAGACCAGGACCGCTCGCCGGCAGCGGATCGTCGACCTGCTCGGCAGTCGGCCGGTCGTCTCGCAGGCTCAGCTGGGCCAGCTGCTGGCCGCCGAGGGGTTCGCCGTCACGCAGGCCACGGTGAGCCGGGACCTGGACGACCTGGGGGCGATCAAGGTCGACGGCCCGGACGGTGTGGCGGTCTACGCCGTCCCTGCCGACGGCGGCGATCCGCCGGCGGGCGACCTCGACGCGGCTGGCCGTGGCCGGCTCGCCCGGGTCGCCGCGCAGCTGCTGGTCAGCGCCGACCACTCGGCCAACATCGTCGTGCTCCGGACGCCCCCCGGGGCCGCGCAGTACCTCGCCTCGGCTCTGGACCACGCCGTCCTGCCCACGGTGATCGGGACCGTCGCCGGCGACGACACCGTGCTGCTGGTCACGCGTGACCCGCAGGGGGGTCAGCAGGTGGCGTCGGCCATCCTGGACCTCGTCCGCCCCTCGTCCGCCACGCGCTCCGCGCGCCGCACCACAGGAGAAGCTTCGTGA
- a CDS encoding argininosuccinate synthase has protein sequence MTDRVVLAYSGGLDTSVAIGWVAEATGAEVIACAVDVGQGGEDLEVIRERALACGAVEAEVADARDEFAEQYCMPALRADALYMDRYPLVSALSRPVIVKHLVAAARKHGAGIVGHGCTGKGNDQVRFEVGITNLAPELTCIAPVRDLAMTRDKAIEYAEKHQLPIDVTKKSPYSIDQNVWGRAVETGFLEDIWNAPIEDVYSYTADPAAARPADEVVITFDRGVPVALDGTPVTPLQAIEQLNARAGAQGVGRLDMVEDRLVGIKSREVYEAPGAIALLAAHSELANVTVERDLARFGRGVSQRWTELVYDGLWFSPLKRALDGFLDDLNEHVSGQVRLTLHAGRAVVTGRRSPESLYDFNLATYDTGDTFDQAAAKGFVQIHGLASTIAARRDLQRGGSA, from the coding sequence GTGACCGACCGTGTCGTGCTCGCCTACTCCGGAGGTCTGGACACCTCCGTCGCCATCGGCTGGGTGGCCGAGGCCACCGGCGCGGAGGTGATCGCCTGCGCGGTCGACGTGGGCCAGGGCGGGGAGGACCTGGAGGTCATCCGCGAACGGGCGCTGGCCTGCGGTGCCGTCGAGGCCGAGGTGGCCGACGCGCGCGACGAGTTCGCCGAGCAGTACTGCATGCCGGCGCTGCGGGCGGACGCGCTCTACATGGACCGGTACCCGCTGGTGTCGGCGCTGTCGCGGCCGGTCATCGTCAAGCACCTGGTGGCCGCTGCTCGCAAGCACGGCGCCGGGATCGTCGGGCACGGCTGCACCGGCAAGGGCAACGACCAGGTCCGCTTCGAGGTCGGCATCACCAATCTCGCGCCGGAACTGACCTGCATCGCGCCGGTCCGCGACCTGGCCATGACCCGGGACAAGGCCATCGAGTACGCCGAGAAGCACCAGCTGCCGATCGACGTGACGAAGAAGTCGCCGTACTCCATCGACCAGAACGTCTGGGGGCGGGCCGTCGAGACCGGCTTCCTCGAGGACATCTGGAACGCGCCGATCGAGGACGTCTACTCCTACACCGCCGACCCCGCAGCGGCCCGGCCCGCCGACGAGGTCGTCATCACCTTCGACCGGGGTGTCCCGGTCGCCCTGGACGGGACCCCGGTCACCCCGCTGCAGGCCATCGAGCAGCTCAACGCCCGGGCCGGCGCCCAGGGCGTGGGCCGGCTCGACATGGTCGAGGACCGGTTGGTCGGCATCAAGAGCCGCGAGGTGTACGAGGCGCCCGGCGCGATCGCCCTGCTGGCCGCCCACAGCGAACTGGCCAACGTCACCGTGGAGCGTGACCTCGCCCGGTTCGGCCGCGGGGTCAGCCAGCGGTGGACGGAACTGGTGTACGACGGGCTGTGGTTCAGCCCGCTCAAGCGGGCGCTCGACGGCTTCCTGGACGACCTCAACGAGCACGTGTCCGGGCAGGTGCGGCTGACGCTGCACGCCGGCCGCGCCGTGGTGACCGGCCGCCGCAGCCCGGAGTCGCTCTACGACTTCAACCTCGCCACCTACGACACCGGCGACACCTTCGACCAGGCCGCCGCCAAGGGTTTCGTGCAGATCCACGGGCTGGCCAGCACCATCGCCGCGCGTCGCGACCTGCAGCGCGGTGGCAGTGCCTGA
- the argH gene encoding argininosuccinate lyase has translation MAALSLSVHFDWRLAPYDVLQSQAHARVLQRAGLLTVAERDDILAALDALAVDIATGAFMPTPDDEDVHTAVERGLLERLGPLGGRLRAGRSRNDQVATDLRLYLRDQARAVAGEILALCDALLGQADAAVDSPAPGFTHLQHAQPVSFGHELAKHVHALSRDLDRLRDWDRRTALSPLGAGALAGSSLGLDPALPAAELGFDGVVANSIDAVSDRDFVAEFLFALALLGVHLSRLGEEVCLWASREFGWARLDDAWSTGSSIMPQKKNPDVAELIRGKSGRLIGDLTGLLATLKGLPFAYNRDLQEDKEPVFDALDQVLLVLPAVTGMIATLRFDTQRMAAAAPAGFALATDIAEWLVRQGVPFRDAHEIAGGCVRVAEDQGKELWDLTDAELAGVSAQLTADVRSVLSVHGALASRASVGGTAPARVREQLAGLGQQLDAARAWAADNPVPLPPQGTAGPR, from the coding sequence ATGGCGGCGCTGTCGCTGTCGGTGCACTTCGACTGGCGGCTCGCGCCGTACGACGTGCTGCAGTCGCAGGCACACGCCCGGGTGCTGCAGCGGGCGGGGCTGCTCACCGTCGCCGAACGCGACGACATCCTCGCGGCGCTGGACGCCCTGGCCGTCGACATCGCGACCGGCGCCTTCATGCCGACCCCCGACGACGAGGACGTGCACACCGCCGTCGAACGCGGACTGCTGGAACGACTCGGCCCGCTCGGTGGTCGGCTGCGCGCCGGGCGCAGCCGTAATGACCAGGTCGCCACCGACCTGCGGCTGTACCTGCGGGACCAGGCCCGCGCCGTGGCAGGCGAGATCCTGGCGCTCTGCGACGCGCTGCTGGGTCAGGCCGACGCCGCCGTCGACAGCCCCGCCCCGGGTTTCACCCACCTGCAGCACGCCCAGCCGGTGTCCTTCGGGCACGAACTGGCCAAGCACGTCCACGCACTGAGCCGCGATCTGGACCGGCTGCGGGACTGGGATCGCCGTACGGCGCTCTCACCGCTGGGCGCCGGGGCATTGGCCGGTTCGTCGCTCGGGCTGGACCCGGCGTTGCCGGCGGCCGAACTCGGTTTCGACGGCGTCGTGGCGAACTCGATCGACGCGGTCAGCGACCGGGACTTCGTCGCCGAATTCCTGTTCGCGCTCGCCCTGCTCGGGGTTCACCTGTCCCGGCTGGGCGAGGAGGTCTGCCTGTGGGCCTCGCGGGAGTTCGGCTGGGCCCGGCTCGACGACGCCTGGTCGACCGGGTCGTCGATCATGCCGCAGAAGAAGAACCCTGACGTCGCCGAACTGATCCGGGGCAAGTCCGGCCGGCTCATCGGCGACCTCACCGGGTTGCTCGCCACGCTCAAGGGCCTGCCGTTCGCCTACAACCGGGACCTGCAGGAGGACAAGGAACCGGTGTTCGACGCGCTCGACCAGGTCCTGCTGGTGTTGCCCGCCGTCACCGGGATGATCGCGACGCTGCGCTTCGACACCCAGCGGATGGCAGCCGCCGCGCCGGCGGGTTTCGCGCTGGCCACCGACATCGCCGAGTGGCTGGTCCGGCAGGGCGTGCCGTTCCGCGACGCACACGAGATCGCCGGCGGCTGTGTGCGGGTCGCCGAGGACCAGGGCAAGGAGTTGTGGGACCTCACCGACGCCGAGCTGGCCGGCGTCTCGGCCCAGCTGACCGCCGACGTCCGGTCGGTGCTGTCGGTGCACGGGGCGCTGGCATCCCGGGCGTCGGTCGGCGGCACGGCCCCGGCTCGGGTGCGCGAGCAGCTGGCCGGGCTCGGCCAGCAGCTCGACGCCGCGCGCGCCTGGGCTGCGGACAACCCCGTCCCGCTGCCGCCGCAAGGGACCGCCGGGCCGCGGTGA